The Archocentrus centrarchus isolate MPI-CPG fArcCen1 chromosome 13, fArcCen1, whole genome shotgun sequence genomic interval actctgacatcatcatgtctccactctgtctctgtgtttgtagcTTAAGTCCAGCATAAGCAGATGTCCTTTagctgaaaatataaaatgatcaaattaaacacactttGAATTGTGGCTCCAAACTAGTAAAAACTCTCCCCTCTATCATCACTTTGTCTCTGCCCTCCACGACTTTACCTCAGAGCCATCTCAGATCGAGGTACGTCTCCTGCTGGCCTAcagctcctcctccacctccctcaCCTCCCCTTCCAAGCTGGGATGGAGCGAGAGCTTGGAGAGCCTCCCACCAGCAGAGGCCGCCGTCGAGGGAACGATTCCTCTCAGCAAAGCCGTCAAAGTCTACATCATGCCCAAACCCACCCGCCGCTAGCGAGGTGCTGCATCGCTCTGACATGCAGGACTGAAAGAACTGTTCATTTCTAATTAAAGCTGTACGTGAACGGGATTTTGTTTTCTCCTTGAAAAATGTAAACTGTTCTCCCAGagtggtcattttgaccatttttaaattttgcagaGGAATATCTTTGACATAAACCCCCTGAAAGTGTAGGACCCTGGCTTTTTTAAATCTATGTAAATcgtaacattttattaaaattacacGACACAAAAGAGGTATGAGTATTTCTACCTAGAACTCCCATAGGTGGTGATTCTGACTGCCACACATTACttgcataaataataaatgtaatatataaatgtagtttattaaaaaaaaaaggcatctgggaagggagctcaggactgcaCTGTAGGAGGCTGACAGTTGGTGTtgtaagccaccacctctgctCAGTGATGGTCGTTCAGTGGACAGACTTCtattactcctctttcaaattATGTCTTCTCGGTCCAAAATATGAACATTGACATCCTCAAAAGACGTGGTTATCCCAGCTGGGCCCTCATCAAATCAGCAAAGATGCACAAAGAAGAAGGTCAGACACCAACAAGGGATTAAGAGAACCAAACACAACAACACTCACCCCTCATGcagcaggtttgtcagagaaactccaGAGAATTTTCTTTAATCATGACATTCCAGTGTGCTTCAGACCCAGCCACATTCAGACAAAAATTGgccccaaggacaaaactcccaaacacaggCTAAGCAGGGCAGTGCAGCGAGTGCTCggacctcgacaggacaagactcagctggaCTCCTGCACCTAAAGGAAGAAGGGCACTCTTGAAGATGCCCATGTTCACATttgggaagacagatggtttgaaagaggagtaaaagaagtttgtccactgtgaacgaccatcaTCGAACAGATGTGGTGGCTTACAACACCCGCTGTCAGCCACACACAATGCAGACTTGAGATCCTttcccaggtgcctcaaccctcactcacaccttacttcaggttACCTCAATATGTCACATGATTGACTCacaccttttttcacaccttttcccatgtgatgatgcacatgaatAATAGTGGGTCAAAGATCACCTCtaaaggggacaacccccactagggtttaaatatctgggactctccacctctTGGtttaagaactgaagaagcctcgtGGATAAGAGGTGGGCCATCTTCAAAGTGGTGTTACAGGTAAAGCTGGAGGAAGCATAAGTAGCTTTTATGGTGAATATGTTTTGCACTCATTATTTCTTATAAAGACAAACTCGTGATAaagtttcattttctgtttatttcatgTTGCAAACAAATATGACTGAAGTCAATCTGAGTTCCTCGGTTAAAGGTACAGCTCAGCTTTTCTGTGACTGGAATCAGAAGCAGAAAAGCTGCTCTCAGCGCATCATTTCCCGCCTCTAGTTTCAACAACTTTCTGAGGGTGAGACGAATCAACTGTGGTCTGATTATTCACTTAAAGAAGCAGTTATCGTTAAACATGTCTTATTACAGGGGATTTCATTGAATAGAATTCAAACGGAGAAAAGAAACTAACCAcagtttgcacgttctcccaGTGTGGGCTCTCTGCATGCACTCTGGCTGATTTTGTAGGTGTGACTGTACCTGTGTCTATGCTGTGATTGGGGTTCACTGGGCAAGTGAGCGAGAGCTGAAGCTGAGGTGGAGCCTGTGGAAGACCCTGAGGTCCTTCCTCAGGTTTACCTACAGAAACACTTTTAATTCTTCCAGGTGGATCTTGATGTCTGAAGGCTCCTTTAGAGCTGTGGGCCTCAATTCATCAGCAGGTGAGTTTGGGCAGAAAGTTGATGTGTGAACAGGGAAGACAAATGAGAGCTTCCAGTGATTGTGTTTCCACAATCACTGGAAGCCAAAAATGCAACTGAGATTCAAATTCAGAGTTCCTTCAGCTGGATTGAAAGCACCGCCTGATATACTCTCTCCACTGACCCCTGCATGTGTTGGAGGACTTTCTACCTAACACTAGTTTGTCTGAAAGTTAATGTGGTGCAAATGACATCAAAGCTTGTAGAATCCGCCTCGGCCGGTCAGTGAGGTGAGGGTGACGTCAGCAGGTGGAGTGGAAGACCCCGCCCACCTTTGCTCCCTGGCTGGCCAGTTTGTTGTATTCAGCGACAGCCTTCTCCGTCTGGAACACTTTGACATCAACACCTTTCTGCTTCACAAAGTCCAGAGTGGAGGAGGGAACCTGAGAGCAGACCACACTGACAGCCATCAGCTGGATGCCTGTGACTACAGTAAATCTCCTTCCTTACAGAAATCAGTACCAGCAGCTCGGTGTGGAGTCTGTTCCATGTTTTAATACAGCCAAGTCACAGATATGAGTGAATTTCAGCATTAACATTTCTCTAACCTGTAAAAAGGTTTGGTATCTTTtcttaaaaattatatttattcattttgggCTTAAATTTCAGGCCTGTGACAGGCAGGTGtgctgaatgctgcagcagatcagctgtgttagTGCGACTGAGCCTTTTGGagtattttaatgcagttttctgACATATCATAGTGCTGAGTGACAGGCTAATAaaatacatcacacacacacatcagtgtgtctgtgtctgacaCTAacacagtttatggatgcagctgctgACCTTCTCTGATAACTCCACCCCCTCAGCCAAATACAGCTTATATACTGCTCTTGTTGTGTTTTAAGCTGATAAATGAATCATTCTTACCTGCAGCGCCTCGCTCATGCCTCTGCCAATTACCAGCAGGTCAATTCCCTTCCTCAGCACCTCCTCCAGGTCAGCAGGTTGCACTCCTGGGTAATGCTGAGGAGGAAAAAGCCCAATCTCACAAATCTGCCTCGGGCTGATTTACAGTCTGTCTGGCTGCACTTACGTCGGTGCCGGTCTCTCTCCAGTCCCAGGCTCGGCTCCCTCCAGGCCAGACCTTACAGTCCTTGTAGCTGGAGGAGCATCCCTTCACCTTCATGTGGCCCCAGGAGAGAGAAGCGATCTCGGGGGAGGACATGTTTCTGCGAGGCCACCTGATGGAAGACAAGATGAAGAGTCTGTGCAGCTTTGAAAGACTGCTCCCAACAAGGCATCAAAATAATCTGAGTGAATCTGACTCCTTAGGATGTTTACACTGATACACTGAGCAGCTGGAGAACATAAACTGACAGCAATAATTTATCACGTAAAACCAACAATCTAAGTGATACATGTACGCTGCCCTGTGCTTCCTCTTTGCACGTGCAGATTACACAGGGTtaaactcactcactcacacacactcactcacacacacccctcaGCATTCGTCAGCAACTCAATCCAAAACCTTCTCCTGCCACTTGTGCTGTTAATCACAGGACCTGACTGGAGT includes:
- the aamdc gene encoding mth938 domain-containing protein — its product is MSSPEIASLSWGHMKVKGCSSSYKDCKVWPGGSRAWDWRETGTDHYPGVQPADLEEVLRKGIDLLVIGRGMSEALQVPSSTLDFVKQKGVDVKVFQTEKAVAEYNKLASQGAKVGGVFHSTC